In the genome of Microplitis demolitor isolate Queensland-Clemson2020A chromosome 5, iyMicDemo2.1a, whole genome shotgun sequence, the window ttaataaatgtttcgattatttaaattagacattttttttttacggttttaattaatttcattattttgtcatatagatatatgtatatatgttgtaTGTCTATAGATTTTATGTATTAatgaatacatatttatattttatttatttacatacagatgtaacttttagataaatttgtaACTAATAACTGTTGTAATTgatgttgataataattactaattaatattcattgataaatttgtaCTTTCTAATGACATCGTTattcaaaatacttttttttatctgggaGATGAAGATTAATTATTggaaattattggaaaaaaatcaattagttGGTGCCATATAAAAATTGTGTTGCAtgacatgtaaaaaaaaaatttcttccataatatttgaatacacagaaaaagttttttttggcGCAAGAATAACTTTGCATTGCAAAATGAAAACAAGAAAATTCTTAGGACgagagaaaactttttttcaagaaaattttttttcaccccaAGGAAACTTGTTTTCAGTTCATACTgagaaaatttcttaggaAACTTGgtacctaatttttttttatgttacatttgaaattaagtcaaaatgacataaataacctgaaataacttttgaaggagtgaatttagcgaaaaatgttaagagattttttttgtagagcattaaatttccttcaaaaatatgtaccttaactataaaaaattttaatatttcaagtagttacaaaaatccaaaatagaaacaaagaatttaaaaaacaaatcaatatttacggcacggttacaaggaagcagctcgttttacgtcaatttactaagagatattttttgtagggaattcaatttcctttaagaatatccattgttcaaatttttcagatagatgatttacgagttttgggtaaaaaatgaaatttctttaaaaaaacgaatagtcgtaacggtacacctcttaatatcaatattaagggctcaaacttgcacaataattttttttggtcatcaggaataatattttcacagtatcgaaagaaaaaagaaatagtcgatttttttggcccagtctaatatatacatatatatgaaaaattgtaatcaatctgaatttaattgccgtagataattttaatagaatatAATATACGAGACGAATCTATAAATTAGAATATAGCgaagtaaaacaataaaagttaaaGGTAAGTAAAGAAAGACTTACCTCTTGAACGACACACTTTATTGGTTATCGTTTAACCGGGAGCTGATATCTTCTCCTGTATGACTCACAATGAGGCCAACAGATTTTGCGTGACATTGCGTGCGTGCGTGCAGCAATTTTCAATCATCCGTATTATAATGctccatatatttatgtatgcgtaaatatatacataatgaaCGGCAGTATCTGAAGGTATGAATAAACCCGTCACTTCAGAGCaactaaaaagtttatttaaatctcaaGTCATTAATTTagctatttgtttatttatttaatcttagACGAGTTAATTGAACGTTACATTTAACTATTATTTGTATGCGTAGGTGGTGACGTTACTTCGATAGTTACAACCTATATAAACTACGCTACATAAAGACATATAACGGTTAATGGTAATTATCAAAGACAAACAGCCAACCCAGGAGGTTCATGTtactgattattaatttaaaaatatctatgtaCATCTTATCGTAAATCTCACAGTAACGATTATATCATtaaatgaaaagtttttttttgtcttgctGTAAGCTCTAACTActagttttatttatgcattaattatttttctaattatcactttgaaaaaaatgtattttcaattaatagtTTATTGTAACATTAATAAGAAGGAAAAAATAAGCCGcccgaaaaaatatcaatagtgTCTTTTTTCTTCAgttctatttttttagtccctaaataaaaattcgggGTCAATATGACtgagaaaaaaagtgaaaattatGTGGAGCAAAATGAGCcctttagaaaaattttcaaagccgattatagattttaaaattgcagtaaaaaaaatggggATCGATTTTGCCCCTTTACCTTGAACGGGAATCGAACCCCGAAccttaaaatctaaaaaatcgggagtttatataattttaagtactgcgacatttgaaataattttcaacaatcATTGAACAAAATATTGACAGTTATTGGTAGCAagaaatacataaataaaataagtaatgatGGATTTATGTGAATGCCGTGTCATATATATAGGAACTGACAATACTACATCACGTACGTCAAGACCCCGTTACCTTGTTCAGCTCCTTCGTCTTCTTATTCTCATTATTCTTGGTCTTGTGAAAATTCCAGCATAAAACGTGCCATGCATGTGGGTGTTCTCGAAGGTGTGAACTGGACCCCGAGGTCTTTTCGTTTTATGCTTAAACTCTTTGCATTACTATTTTATACATACTTTAGACACCAAGCTACTACCAGCTATCTACTATATTCTCTATACCAAAGCTATTTATCTACTACACCCGTCAGGTCTTATATTCGTTgacatttttcatatattcacGAAGATGTGTCACAGTTCATGACGGTCTACTCTCATGTTCAGTGtgactaaataaatttcaattcacTCAACAGAAATAGAatgaaattgttgaaaaaataaattatgtgagCTGATAACAATAAAGTTCATTAATTAAAGCTTGAGATAACATATGAAGCCGAAAAATCGTGGGCTACAATGTGAAATAGTGAATCGTTGGTAGTGCAAAAATACCCTTAGTCACTTATGTACTTTGAAAGCTggcatttaataaaaatttagtctgCAAAAGTTCGTTTATTTTATCACCCTTATTCATTCtaattttaacgaaatttATTCTTGATATCAAATTATAAGAACTTGTTTTTTCTATGGAAATCATGAGAAAATCCAAAGAAAGTGAATGAAGGACACAATGATtactttaaaaacaattttgaataggattttattaaaaattttggcttATTTTTGTTATCGAAAATGATCAATTGCAGGTAACAAATTGTTTTCGGCAATAATAGCCTTCTCTCTAAACCTGAAACAGTGAAAACTACTGAAAATAGGGTATATATGCTATTTCACAGCTATAaatattctgaaaaatttccatgaaAAACAACATTTCCTAGACAACTTCCTCGGTCGTATAATGGCCATTATCCCCGCCTGTCACGCGGGAGATCGGGGTTCGATTCCCCGCCGGGGAGAATTACtttttgtatttctttttCGTTAAATCTGCAAACCATTGATTTTGCcgccatttttcaaaacaatatcATATAGATGTTTTGagccatttttcatattttcgaTTGAAATCAGTCTTGAACAAGTGAACTGACTTAGCATCAAAAAAGCTTGTTAATGCgatgaacaataaattttcagcacAAGTCATCTTTTAACACTGTtcgaaaaaaaccattttttctGCAAAAACTCGAATTTTCAcgaaattcaagttttttatgACTTCTTTCAAATACTGTGAGACTGATCTCGGGTTTTCTATTCTCACATGTCCAATCGAACATCATCATAACAACAATCTGAAtatagtttcaaaattttcaatttttttaccaaaacagtatttttcaaatttgccGACTAATTTGAACCCATggcaaaatttttccattattgTCTTGAGATTTCTGCAAAAGCTTTATTTCTatcaaatttgactttaaatgATAACCAACCAAAAATCGAACACTTGTACAATATAAattgaacaatttttataaacaacaaaaaataacaataacgcATATGCAAATGCGGCATCAACGGCcctcaattaataaatacaatataaaattcaaaaatcaatgCACTATTATATATCAAACATCTCGTTATACAACTGATTGTATGACAGACGATTTCTCAGTATAACATGACGGTGACGCTAAGTACCACTTGTCATATAATAACACAATACAATACAATATAATAGACTCGGGTAGACTCAGCTCAAGTGTACAcctatacatatttaaaatacaatgataataatacatAACATTAAACATCTATGATAGGTCCAGTTACTCGGCGTCTGTGTGAGATAACCAGAAGACCCACTggtgttttaatattttcagttttctaCGGTTGTATCTACGAGCAAGACTTACGGACTTTGTTCTCCATAACCTCAAAGTCTACATTTACACTACAACTATACCatacaaaaaaagaataatctatatacatatttataaagatcATTAAACAGCCTACGACATCTGTTGGCTAgtgttagaattttttttttaccgaacCCGCCAaagttttgtatttattttttatcactattgTAGTCTATCGGTGTTAAAACGTACAATTTTGTTCCAGTGTATGGGTTATGGTAAATGTGTGAGTTGAGCTGTGAAGGAGTGAACTAAAAAGTGTACAacagaataaaaaatgcaaaaacaCACTCGAGAGAGAGTTTTACCAGCAGTTTTGTTTCATTTGTTGGTCGTGTCGTTGATTGAGTATGGACATACCGAGCATGGACATACTGACCCTATTCTATTTAATGCTAtcggtaatattttttttatttatgagaaAATAGCCCTGCTGAAATAAAGAAACCGATAATTGGCAAATGAAATGCGATGGGAGCTTGACATAATAATTTGTCATTTCGTCGtttctttatttaactttttttcaggAAATGTCATGAGGGTCAAGTTTAATGGGAGCTGGATCGATGGAGCTCGGAGGAATTTAACAAACTCGAGAAGTGGACGCGGCCCACGGGGATGTGGAATGAGCTCGAAAGGATGGACTAGAGTTGTGGGTGGACAGCCAGCTGATCCAAAAGAATGGCCTTGGATGGTCGCATTGATACGAAGGGACTCGGATCAATATTGCGGAGGAGTTTTGGTTACTGATAGGCATGTACTAACTGCTGCTCATTGTCTCTATgggtaaatttcaaaaattatttccttattttatgattatgacACCTTACTATGAAAAATCAGGTTTGAACATGGATTTCATTTCAACACTGAgtttcagttttttaaaaaattactctgcataaatttattacagtgAACTAGGGTTCAAAATTTAGGCTCAAcctgagtttaaaattttgagaaaactCTTAAGtgtgaaaattttcagccGTTAGAATACTTGCCCcatttttatcatgaaatgGGGTtgcttgaaaataaaatcgctctttttaaataatgccacggaaaatattttccaaaaaggcaacatcgatttttccatttttccaATTGCAGTTTTACTTTTCCCAAAAAGGATATTCTTTGGAAAGATAATTATACGCTGCTAATTTAATGATCATTGCAGTCATTAGACGataaactgaaatttttcttcGATCCATGGTACcggcaaaattaaaaaatttatatcatattttgcttttattagCTGTTAGACCTTGTTGCCATAGATTGTAATAATGAccaaaattttatctgcaaaATACGTCATTGAGACctgtatagatttaaaaatctattctCCCGGGTAAAAAGTCACAAACTATTTCAgcaaaaaaactttgaaatttaacaaGATAAAATCTTTTATCTCAAACCgaatatgttaattttaaattaaataacgaaatttgttaatttcttATCAAAGTTAACGTTGATCTATTTAACGCTGATTCTGATTTCATGAACTGaacaaagtttgaaaaaaattcaaactaagAAGAAAGTTTAAAGCTTCTTGGTACAGCATACAGTTGGCTCTGATTTTCAGTGAAATCTTTACAAACTTGATGGCAAATGTCCCGGTGAAAATGACAATGACGTAGATAAGTAGCTCTGTTCTCACACTTTTCCATGTGCATTTACTTACAATACAGAACATATGAGAGCCAGCTTATAAGAGAATGAATAAGTATAAGTATAAGTGTTTTCAAGTAGTTAGCGAGTTTTAGTTGAGTATAAATGGCATGCCGGCATGAAGTTACCTATTGCCATCACGTATAACCGTTTCCTATTTCTAGTTAACGTTTATTTAGTCTGTAATAGTGTAGTTAATGCCAACTTTTGGTCTTAGGTCTTAGTCTAACGGCCTTGAATAGATCGTAGATTCGTAGAAGCCAGATAAAATATAACCGCACGTGGTTATCTACTGAGATAGTCATTGGTACTTTGTAGTACTGCTATGGCTTTGGCACAAGGGTCACCATAGAGACAGTAAATCTACAGTAAGGAGTTTAAGTTTGAGATTTCTCTATAAACTATACTTTGAAatctattatttgtttattttctctCTTGTTCTTACCTAAATGGTTCCTTCTGTTATGGAAATTTTCTTGGAAATtatgtatagaaatatatagggaaagtggggtaaaatgagacactgtttttaagaaaaaaaaattttatttcttagtgAATGTTTATGTATAGTCGCTAAAAAAGGCATGGGGTAAGTTGGTCATCTGAGTAGTGCggccatttttaaatttaaacagaaaaaaatttttggaacctGTCAAGTCATAGAATACTCGTTGTAAAAATTAACGGAAAACTTGAATGAAAAccaaagttttttcaaaaatttattttatctaagccactttttttctgattgtaattaaataagataatatacacgaaatagtatattacagtAAAAGTATAGAAAGTTTGAAATTCTTGCCTTAGTAGTATAatatggtatttttttttttttttttttttgattaaatttcaaaatggtGATACTATTTGGGTTGACCAACTCACCCCATATTTTTAGTAGAAATTTgagatgaaaatttatgaaaaaaaaattttttgtaaaagtggtgtcttattttttttacactactctatattaatatgtatatatatatatgcaaaatttgaattatcacaaaatttgaatcttttataattaagactgaattataatattgatattgatttattagAATATAGAGATATTCAAAAAGATGTTAAAtgaatcgattaaaaaatctgaatatTAATTGCATGAAGTATTAAATGAAACGTCattaacatatattatataattataaaaatgattgaacaCAAGTTGTAAGCTGATAACAAATGaagttgttaaataaatattaacggCTTGAATGacttttctgtttatttaagcttaattatttgataatgacgaaattatgatattaataattaccaataatatttatttaatatgttcgcagagttaaaataaaaaacattattgtgAGATTAGGGGAATACGACTTTTCAAAACATTATGAAACACGCTTTCTAGACTTTAAAGTCGTGGACATAAAGATCCATGAACATTTCAATCCGTCCAGTTACGAGAATGATATTGCGCTATTGAAAATTCACCGGCCCACTATTTTCAACGATTATATCTGGCCAATTTGTCTACCACCCCAAGGGATgtcttttgaaaataaaaatgctatCGTAATTggtaagtatatatatatttatatataagtaagtatatatataagtaagtATATATATCGTAATTggtaggtatatatatatatatattttacaatacgatatatatgtatatatttatcgtattgtaaaaaaatcaaaagtgaatttggagtaaattacggattttatttaaatccagaATTTTGATAAcagaaataattgaaaaatgaaatctaCGAGATCTGagaataaattacatttaaaatctatgtctgtgataaaaatcattttttatgtatattttattttcccaaTCTACCTCGTCTAactttacaaatatttaccGTCTAGTTGCCGATCAAACTTGCTCGTAAAAGTAAATACAACTTTCAATACCGTCACTGCcaagttaaaaagtaatgtttgtttaaaatattaaatttttcactttaataCTTGTCTATAGAAATATTTAGTCTAGTTCCTATACTAATTAAAGTTTACCTCTGAGGTTTCAcactaatttataaaacaaatactGATCATTGGTGCATGTATTTTATTCCCTCGGCTCGATAAAACGGCTCATTTAGCATTCGTTGAATTTCCAAAGcgttatttagtttttaaacaGACTCTATATACTAgcaaaagtataataataattatttaaagcttTAAAATAAGTTAGGGTAGAGGGGATCGGCTTAAATAGTGCAACcttttcgaaattttgaccaaaaataaattttgtttcgtttttgtttttaaaataaatgaccaCTATCACCTATGAATcgaattttgatatttaatttatttaaaaaaattatttttagttttcccaCAGAAttgcaaaagtttttttctacttttttatacGAGATACTactatacacagaaaaaacgaatcttttggtgtaaaaaattttttctcacccctacaaaattttttttttcaattcaccctgaaaaaaataatcggtagttactaccaattattttacgCGAgccgctaccaattattttttgcgagctgctactaattatttttccgtgtctgctaccgattatttcggtagcCGTTAATGATTGGAATTGGTACCAGCTACCGAAAaaaatcggtagctgctaccaaaAATTAGGTAACTGGtaccgaaataatcggtagcggctatcgaaaaataatcggtagcggctcgcaaaaaataattggtaataGCTAGTGATTATTCTTTTCACTgcataatacaaaatatttcttgcgttCAAAAATACGGTTTTTCTGAgtcttatttcaaattttttcgcttaaaattctaaaatggTCACCCTACTTAGATGACTAACTTGCCccatactttttttacaacctAAACATAaccatttacaaaaaaaggtgtctcattttgccccacttGTCTAATAATTTGCATTTACATTCCCATTGAGCAGGCAAATACCTTCGGATATCgacaatttaataaacgatAGATATGAGTAtgcacataaatatttatgtataaattgtAAAGAGATCGGtatcacaaataataataacattaccAATGAATGAAACCTCATCACTAATTACATACCTACAACATATTCCGCACACTTTCAGTCAACCTGAATCACCACTGCTATCTCTGATGAATCCCGACAAATTAATGGCATGTATTGAAACCGATCGGCGTTGTATTAAACCAGCAATTCTCAATTACCCATATCGATCAGCCGATAAAAAGAACGGctagttctttttttatttattttttcatcaatgcttttgttttatcaatttaatcaGGCTGGGGCAGTCAGTATTACGCCGGTCCGCAGAGTTCGATCTTGATGGAAGTACCGGTACCAGTGTGGCCCCGGGACAGGTGTGCCAATACTTTAGCCCAGCGGCTACCGGATACCATCATGTGTGCGGGTGCCTATGAAGGTGGCAGAGATTCGTGTCaggtaatttgaatttgaattaaaaaataacaaattaaattgacgggatagagaaaaaaagacAAGTTTTTTTCGATTCGTTAACTAATTGCTGATTGCTACGaaagtttcattatttttattcggaATCGCTTGAATACAACCAGATTGTGCTGTATAAACTAAAGTATTTAGAACACgtcgtaaataattttatttctaaaaataactGTAGACTGcatcagaaaaataataaaactttactTACCTACTAATggctgaaaataatttgaaaaaagttctacTAAAAAACTCacccggtttttttttcttctgtctaataaatcgattatgAAACTTGACCTCTGATATTTAGGGTGACTCGGGTGGACCTCTGCTACATCAATTAGGCAACGGGCGGTGGGTCAACATCGGAATAGTATCATGGGGCATCCGCTGTGGCGATCCAGGACACCCTGGGATCTACACCCGCGTCAACTCCTTCCTCGACTGGATATTCGGTAACGCTATTTTCTGAAGCGTTCATTtaaaactcgaaaaaaaaaattggaaaatctaAGCGCGTAGAACTTTCTTATctgttcaaaaaataatcaatagatGGCGCGCCTAAAAAAAATGGCtgctaaattttttcgtaaaaacgCGACttataaacttaattttttttatctttgtatttttgattGCACGAATCCTATTGAAGATCACTATCTATGTCCTTTTTGTTGAAttgtaagttttaaaaaacgttaaaatttattgatcaggataaatttagctgccatttttttcataccCCGAACGCGAagcgataataaaaattggcgTGACAGTCGTAAAACAAAAATGGCGGATATATAAAAAAGGCgggttatttgaaaaaaaaaaaaaaaaaaatactcatacaaacttaagataaaaataatagaaaaaataaaaaacaaattataatctgccattttttgttgttgtttacGTCCATACttggtataaatttaattatttaatgggaAAAAAGACACTCATGAATgtgaaactatttttttatttattaccattttttttttaatttttactatcacAAGCGATTGAGGTTCACGGTTTTGAATTTtcgagcatttttttttagttattgtGCTTACCAACATGCGTACATATTGACGAACACGACaggttttttaacattttttttttcaatcatcatttgaaaaaaaaaaaaaaaaaaaaaatggcctgCTTTGCAGTTGAGTTgtgcaattaaattaaataaaaaaaaaatttttttcgaaaacaattaaactttatttcgGCAAAATTGATCGTTACATTGTGAAAGAATTCTTTATGATTATTCgagataaatataca includes:
- the LOC103579425 gene encoding proclotting enzyme isoform X1, translated to MQKHTRERVLPAVLFHLLVVSLIEYGHTEHGHTDPILFNAIGNVMRVKFNGSWIDGARRNLTNSRSGRGPRGCGMSSKGWTRVVGGQPADPKEWPWMVALIRRDSDQYCGGVLVTDRHVLTAAHCLYGVKIKNIIVRLGEYDFSKHYETRFLDFKVVDIKIHEHFNPSSYENDIALLKIHRPTIFNDYIWPICLPPQGMSFENKNAIVIGWGSQYYAGPQSSILMEVPVPVWPRDRCANTLAQRLPDTIMCAGAYEGGRDSCQGDSGGPLLHQLGNGRWVNIGIVSWGIRCGDPGHPGIYTRVNSFLDWIFGNAIF
- the LOC103579425 gene encoding proclotting enzyme isoform X2 → MCLIYLFLDGNVLAVAAENINGGKRNVMRVKFNGSWIDGARRNLTNSRSGRGPRGCGMSSKGWTRVVGGQPADPKEWPWMVALIRRDSDQYCGGVLVTDRHVLTAAHCLYGVKIKNIIVRLGEYDFSKHYETRFLDFKVVDIKIHEHFNPSSYENDIALLKIHRPTIFNDYIWPICLPPQGMSFENKNAIVIGWGSQYYAGPQSSILMEVPVPVWPRDRCANTLAQRLPDTIMCAGAYEGGRDSCQGDSGGPLLHQLGNGRWVNIGIVSWGIRCGDPGHPGIYTRVNSFLDWIFGNAIF